A portion of the Anaerolineae bacterium genome contains these proteins:
- a CDS encoding ABC transporter ATP-binding protein produces the protein MVVVRDLVKVYREGVEVRALNGLTMTVGRGEFVAIMGPSGSGKSTLLHILGALDRPTSGEVWVNGQDLARIRDLDTFRARTVGFVFQLHNLIPTLTARENVEVPMIGQPISRRERRRRAEELLERVGLRDRMNHLPSQMSGGERQRVAIARALANRPVILLADEPTGNLDSQSGAEIVALMRELNRDLGMTIILVTHNPWVARCADRILLLRDGRIVGERRPEEIILNTF, from the coding sequence ATTGTCGTCGTGCGGGACTTGGTGAAAGTTTACAGAGAGGGTGTGGAAGTCCGGGCGCTAAATGGGCTGACGATGACCGTGGGCCGTGGGGAATTCGTCGCCATCATGGGGCCTTCCGGCTCCGGAAAATCCACGCTGCTCCACATCCTCGGTGCACTGGACAGGCCCACAAGCGGGGAAGTTTGGGTGAACGGGCAGGATCTGGCCCGGATTCGGGACCTGGACACCTTCCGGGCTCGGACGGTGGGTTTTGTCTTCCAGCTGCACAACCTTATTCCCACATTGACGGCGCGGGAAAACGTGGAAGTGCCCATGATAGGCCAGCCCATCAGCCGCCGGGAGCGCCGAAGGCGAGCGGAAGAATTGCTGGAACGGGTGGGCCTGCGCGATCGGATGAACCACCTGCCCAGCCAGATGTCGGGTGGAGAACGACAGCGGGTGGCTATAGCGCGTGCTCTGGCAAATCGCCCGGTCATCCTCCTGGCTGATGAGCCAACGGGCAACCTGGACTCTCAAAGTGGAGCTGAAATTGTCGCTCTCATGCGGGAGTTGAACCGCGACCTGGGAATGACCATCATCCTCGTCACTCACAATCCATGGGTGGCTCGCTGCGCAGACCGAATCCTGCTGCTGCGAGACGGACGCATCGTCGGGGAACGTCGTCCGGAAGAGATAATTCTGAACACCTTCTGA